The DNA segment CCCTTGTCCAATGAGCAGCACGCGGACGCGGGCCCTGACTACATCCTGACGTCGCCACCCCCGCAACGACCTTGGTGTAAACAAACACGTCGGGCACCACCAACGTTGGCCGACAAAATGGCTGGCTCACTGCTGAACGTAGCAcacggaaagaaggaaggaagaagccGCCCTTCGAGCTGACGGCTAATGCTAACGTCAACATCCGACAAACAGAGAGACGGTTGACACAAGACTCACGTCGTGGCGCGCGCCCGGCCGCCCAACCGCCGCGCTTTCTGCTACATGAGCCGCATGAACGCCGACCACGGTGTGCCTTTGTTTTCGGTGaagttgccctttttttttcttttgttcacgTCAAACTCGGCCAGCCAGCGACTGGACGCAGGACTTTCCTGCGTGACGTCATCAACCCGCGCGCCAACTCGTGTTTGAACGGCTCACGTCTGTCTGTCCCGCTTGACTGgctggcagacagacagacagacagacaggcaggcagacaggcaggcaggcagacaggcggcCACTCGCTGGGTTGAACATTCAGCTGGAGATGCACAATTGTTGAAACCCATTTCTCTTATTGCACTTACCCTTTCCACCTCTGAAATTAAAATGATTCCGGACAAAACCAAAATATTAACAAGTGATTTTTTCCCCAGTGAATGCAATACACTCGcgtccatttttattttgagtAAAGGATAAGGAAAAGTTTTTATTCAACCAGATAAACATGTTCACAAACTAGCAGAAAGAGAAGACGCGCGTCGGATGCAAACAGCTCCGAGTTGTACAAACATGCTTTATTTACAATCATTACGTTCAGATGGAGGAAAACGTTGCCATGACGACCGCAACGGCGAGCCCCCTGCACACATACAACCGGACGTGTACATGCAATGCACAGCACGCGCGCACGTACACAAGAAACAGACAACATGGTGCACACAGAACCCAAGGCGCGCTCatgtgcacacgcacgcgcacgcacgcgcgcgctgAAAATGTCAAGCAGATTCAGTATGCAAGGTGGCGGGCTACATGTGCCGGCCTGCCGCCAACCCGTAACGACCCACACGTTGGAAACGCCGCTGTGAGGCCGGCGAATTTGGCCCTTCGCGTTTGACGGCCACCCCTAACTCAACTGAAGCCGAAAGAACAATCTGGGTCCAAAAGCACACGCGCGGGAGCGAGCGACACGAGGAGGAAAAGTTGAAAGGTGGTGAGATGCGGCAAAACCAGGAAAGAAGAGGCGAGCAAAgaagcaaaaagaaagaaaaggcaaACAAAAGGTGTGTATGCGCCGCTGGCAGGGCACCTTCCTGTTCTGACCGGGTGTCATTTTGGACCGAGGCGCCGGGGGCGCCTTAGTCCTCGGCCGTCCGGGCTCACTGGCCCGAGGAGGCGGGGCGTCGCCGGGCCCCGCCGGCTCCGGAGCAAAGGAAAAAGCCGGTGGGCCTCACTTCTTCACGGCTTGCCTGTAGCTGTGCCTCTGGACGTCCTGCCGAGGTTTGCCGCCCGCTCGAGTCCCGCCGGCCTGGCCGCCGTCTGGCAGGCTAGGGCTGGAGCGCGCCCTCTGGAGGTCGCCCTCGTCCTCCGCCTCACCCCCCGGCCCGGCCTCCGTCTCGGCCCGCAGCAGGGCCACGTACGTCTCGTAGCGCGTTTTCTGCACCAGTCGGACAACATCGGGCGCCGGTCGGTCAGCGACAAATGGAGCTTGCCGCAAAATGCCATTTGTGAGTGGGTGGCTTGTGCGCACGGACCTCAAAATGCAGATGCTGGTCCCGCTCCAGCTCTGTGGCTTTGAGTTTACCCTGGGGCGGGCAGGACCGCAGCTCGGCCAGCTCCGAAGACACGGCCCGCAGACGGGCCTCGTGGGATCGCAGCTGCTCCTCCTGCAAGCAAGCAAGTGCAAGCCACGCAGCGGCGTGAACACGCAACTTTGTCATTTCCATGACTCGGGCGCTTTTTGGTCACATGTTAGCGTGGCGCCGCCGGGTGTTGCCGGCGGCCTACCTGGGACAGCTTGGACACGTTGCCCGGCAAGGGCGGCCTGCTGAATTTCTTCTGGGAGCCCACGGCGGGCGGGAGGGGCGGAGCCGAGAAGGTGGCCGCCACCGTGTTGATGCTGGTGATCCACGAGTGCATCTGCTCGGCGTTTCTGAGCGTGCCAAATAGTGAGTGAAATGTCCCCAGCTTTTCCCATTAAACAAACAAAGGCTTATTCCAAAGAGACAATCTAAAGTGTCACGTTGCGAGTGGCGTGAGCCGGGTGGGTGGGcgcgggccccatgggcggcgGGAACCCACCCAGCCAGCCCGCTCACTATACAAGAGGGATTCCCCGCACGCGCGACATCGGCAAGAAGAAAGGCGAGGCGGAGCGGTCGCCACGGAGACGCCAATCGGCAAACTCGCCGGAGACCGAGGAGGCGTGGCGAGGCGGGGCTTCGCTATCTGGGCCAAACGGCAGATGGAACTGGAGCAAGGCCTCAGCGTGTGCACGTACGTCGATATTGTTGGCTCGTGTCGGGCTTGGAcgagccagccggccggccagccagccagccagccggccagccagccagccggccagccagccagccagccagccagccagccagccagccagccagccatccgcAGCGACACGCAGCAAGCGCCACTTACGGCGCCTGGAATAAGAAGAGCCTCCAGTCGGCAGTGCGCAGGTAGAAGACGTTGGCGCGTTTGCTGTAGTCCGCCGCTTGGATGGCGAGCGAGTGATGGATGGACACAGCGTTCTTCAGGTCGTCGTCCGTCAGCGGCTTGTCGGCGCGGTACTCGCCCTGCGCGCACCGCGCCGCCCGCAAGTTAGCGTGAGCGCACCAGGCGAGAAAGAGTTGCCACTCACTTTCTGCAGGTAGAGGATGAGCCCCTTCAAGATGGCGTAGAAGGTCTTCCAGCCTCGCTTGCCTCTCGGTGCTGCAGGGCAACAAAGGGAgggagaaggagggagggaggtagggcgTGTCGCTCAGCCATCATCCAAAATTGACACACTCTGCAAGCAAAAGCGCTGACCATACAATATCCTGCGCGCCTTCTCCTGTACGTACTTCTCTTCCCGTCCGAGTCGGCGTGCACTTTGCGGACCAGGAAGCCGTTCTTGTACAGCGGCGGCCCGCGGGACACCGCttcgtccgctgtcgtctcgtcgtcatcgtcgtcgtcgtcgtcgccgccgccgccgcccttgGCCGATCTGGACGAGTCGCACAGGCTGTCCCCGAGCTCCGAGAAGGACTTCCTGAGTTCTTCCTCGTCGCTACGGACGCAGCAAAGGCGGCAAAAGCGAGTCGGTCAGCGTGCGTTTGGCAcgctgggccgggccgggccggggccACCGCACGGCAACTTGTACTTTGTTACTTCGAAGCGGGCGCGGCCGACGGCTCGGCAGATGGCGCCCACACTGAGGACAGACGAGAGCGCCGGCCGCGCAGGCCGGCCAATCAGCACGCAGCCTGTTGCCTGGCAACTGCAACACTGCTCGAGCGACTTCTCACACCCAGGCTAATGCGTTTCCAGGATTACGCCTCGGCCGTGCCGTGCAATTTACGCACACGCAGTGAGCACCGACACGCCCCCTCGGGTGGCCGCGCAACGTCATCAATCGGCGTCGTCATGGAGATGAAGTATTTTGCTCCCGCGGCTATTCCGGGAGAGGAAGTGGGAGGGTGCGCAATGTGAGAGAGCAGAGCGAGAGAGCGGTCGCCATGGTggcgtcgccacggcaacaaaGCCCAGCCAGCCGCTGGCGTAATTGGCATCCCCGCGCCGGCCGTCGAGTCAAAGAATTTAAGCGGACTGAGAGGAGGCAGGGCCAGTCAactgtgttcacgcccacaacggcgcacTTGCACCTGAATCaatagcatgtgtgtgtgtgtgtgtgtgatcagaCTTACAGGGTCCACTGCAGCTTCTGAGTCTTGATGGAGTTGTAGAGCGcctgcacaaacacaaacacgttAGTCAGCATGGCAACGGTGGCAGATCGATGGGTGACTCAAAGGGGATACGGACGCACGACCGGAGGAGaccgtccatccatccctccctcctatCTCCGGGAGCTCCAGCAAAACAATGGAGGGGGGGCGAGTATTGCCTTGAGAGGAACTCAGCGGCGTAAACGCATTTTCCAATGAATGAGCTCTTCTCTGCTGTTGCGATTGTGTTAGCGAGCAGCTGGCAATCAGTTAGCGCCCAATTAGCcagcagccggccggccggccggccatgaTGTCACCGGAGCAGGAACTCAATTGCATCAATCATGACCGGAGCtagcgagccagccagccagccagccagccagccagccagccagccagccagccagcaaccCGTCGGACACCGGGCCCGAGCAAAGGGAACTTTGCCCATACGTTACGTACGACATGGGGGTCGCCATGGCGACCAGCTTTGGCGTACCTTCCTCCTCTTGCGAGCCTGAGGATGGTTCTGGCCGTCCTGAGCTTTTCCCAGCAAATCAGGAAAGACGAGCGGCTTGAGGGATCGCGAGCGCGGCGTCCTGGGATAGCGGAAGGGGTCCATCATGCGGAAATCGCGGCCGTAGCGCACCGTGCACAGCGAGCGCGAGCGCAGACGTCCCGCCGAGTGCAGGCTGTTCACGCCGATCATCATCGGCCGACAAGTCGCTCGCTCCGGGCCGCCGCAAAACAGGAGGCGGAAGAGGGGGGCTGTCAATCAGTGGTCGCATCCATGgccggccggcgccgccgcgcaaCTTCGGCGAGGGGGCGTGTGGCGATTTGGgccagaaagggggggggggcgtctcaGAGTCGGGATTCCTAAGAGCGTCGCTTTCGTCACAAACCGACGTGGAagagagcaaaaacaaaaagaagaggcATGCCTTTCTccgcttttccttttttttctctcctttttttcccccagcaggcagttttcttttcccttttgtgTTACCAAGGCGACCAGAAGGAGAGGAGCTGCCGAATGTCACCAGCCGAAtgtctttctcgctctctcgtTTGTTCTCTCTCACTTCCTCGCTTTGCTCGTACCGCCCCCGTACCCCCTCCTTCCTTGGAGCGTCCCCCcgctctcctccctccctccctccctccctgcctgcctgcctgcctgcctgccgttcCGTTTTGTCTTCGCACATCCAGGCGGTGACGAGCAGCTCGTGTGGGAGAAGAGGTGCAAATGTTGGCCATCAACTAGCCATCCACTTCCCTTTGGACTGTGCCTGCACGCTTGTTTGAGAGAGAAAAGTGTGCGTCGGAGTGTGTCAAAGACAAAGTGTGCAAGGAGGagaacgtgtgtgcgtgcgtgcgtatgtgtgagAGGGCAAAGGTGAAGgtgagaagtgtgtgtgtgtgtgtgtaagaaagCGAAAGGCCAGCACCAAGGCCAAGTCGGCCGAGGTGCTTTTGGACAAAAGGCGAGATCCTGGCAcaagtggctgcctgcctgcctgcctgcctgcatggttgcctgcgtggctgcctgcctggctgccttcaACGGCAACCAGATCAAAAACCAAATTGAAAATCAAATGTCATCCTGGTCAGGACAGCTTTGCGTGTTTCTAATGCCCGAGCATTCATTTGCTCCGTTGGCTGGAGAAAAGCAGAGCGCCACAATTTGGACTGCCGACGGTCGAGGGCGGCTTTAGTCATACGTGCTGGCGTGGCGGCCAAATTCaaggcaaagacaaaaaaaactcgGCCGAGGGGCggggacacgcacgcacgcaagctgAGAGAGACGACACCCGGTGAAAATTCCTTCCGTCGCCGGCAAAGTTTGCAAAAAAGAAGACAACACATGACGATGCCGGGCGGGGAGACGCTAATGCTAAGACTAAGGCGACGCGAAGGCCAAGGAGGACGGCCTTCCGCACGGGCACCAAATGACAAACAAAGCAGCTGTAACGAGCTCATTAGCCAGAGGAAGCCATCGAGGCCGCCGCCTGGTCTCCACGGCGACCGCTCGGGGGACACTAACAACCGGAAGGGAGCCTTTGCGACATTTGCCATGACAAGGAGGGCGACAGTGGGCGCCGCTGCCATTGCCGCCGCCATTGCCGCCGCCATTGCCGCCGCCATTGCCGCAGCAAAGAGGAAACAAGAAGGTTGAAAAAGACACAACAACAAAGGGAGGAAGAGGCAAACATGAAAAAGGAGCTCAAGCTTACCTTGAGCAGATGCTTGGGGAAGTGTCGTCCGTCATTGAGGCCGTCCAAGTTGCTGACAAACTGAGGACAGGACATCTTGTCGCAAACATTCTGACAAAGGAAAGGACAGCCACCTTTGtgtcacccatccatccatccctccatccatccatccctccatccttctgtccgtccgtccttccttccttccttccttccttccttccttccttcctccctccctccagcgACTCCATTTTACAACAACGGGCTCCTACTCTTCACCTGGCCTTCAAATGATTGCAGTTGCAAACTCACCGGGCCGTGCAGATCCGCGTTCAGCGCCACCAGCGCCCAGGTCAACGCCAGCACAGCATCTAAAGAgggacaaaaaaacatttcatggtCAACCTGCTTCTCTCCAAGTTTGCATGAGCTTTGCGATGGGGTTCTGGAATCCGGAGCCATGGTTCTCACCCTCGGAGGGAAAATGGCTTTGGTTGCACAGCGAGTAACGGCGGGAAAAATGCCAGAGCAACCGCTCCCGCTCTGGATTGCCGCCCAACAGCGCCACCTGCTTCAGGAACGCTCTGCACACACAAGCGCACTGTTACCACTGACCACCAGAGAGCACTGTGGAGCAACCTTGcaagcgcacgcacgcacgcacacacacctgagCGCTCCGTCCAGAGGGAGACCCGAATAGTCAGAGAGGCGTAGGTATTGGTCAGCCAGCAGGCGGCCAAACTCGTGGCTGCGGCGCAACAAGACCACCACGGTCAGACAGAAGCGGGCCCCGTTGCCGACCAGACGGGCGTCGCTGAGCGTTTTATGCGGGCTTTCAAAGCTGACCTGGGAGACGGCGGGCGGGAGTAGCCCCGCCTCCCGGGGGGCGTGTCTTCCGAGCCGCCGCTCAGCCGCTCGCTGGACGGAGGCCGCGTGGCGTCTGAGTCGGGGGCGGGGTCGTCCAGGCTGTGGTAGGACGTCCCCTTGGCGCGCGCCGACTCCACGATGCTCTCAAAATGGCGGCTGAAGGCGTCCTCGGCGGCGCGGCCGGGGCCCCGTAGCCGGACCGGCGACTTGAGCGCCGCCTGGCGCCGGTCCGAGAAACACTCGGACGCTCTACGGACAAACACGTATTCTTTTTTATGCATTCATCTCCAAGTGAAATGAAGACAAAGAGAGCTGTGTGTCCTGGGATGGATGACCGAGGTGTGGCGGTGCGCCACCGCCGCAGTGCGGCCGCCGCCGCGCGGCGCCTACCTTTTCATGCGTGAGAAGCCTCGCTCCTGTTCCCACGCCGCGTCCCGCCGCTTCCTCTCATCTCCTCGCATTCTCACGCTGGCCCAGCTCaccacctcttcctcttcctcttcccacCGGTCCTCGTCCCGCTCTCCTTCTCCGCTCCCAGCTTCCTCGACTTTTCCCTTGTGAGGCCTTGGGCCCGAGCCCCCGGGACTCCCCCCGCGGAGGCTTCTGTCGCTCCCGAAGGCCGAGTCGCGGTCGTCCCGCCCGCCCGTCAGCAGCTCGTCGATGTCCGTCTCTCGGTAGCAGCGCAGCGGGACGGCGTCCAGGTCCGTCTCCGAGTATTTGAGGCTGCGGCGGATAACGCCCGTTTCGGGGGACGGGGTCACCAACTCCACCTCCACGTGTCGAACGTGATGGCTGGCGGCGAGCGTCGGCAGGGAGGAGGGCGGCGTGGGGGTGGGCGACTCGCTGGAGTTTCCGCTTGGGGGTGCTGTGGAGGCGTCCACAAAGTCtccatgaagaagaagaagaaggagaaggagaagaagaacttGACAAGatgttgacatgttggagtCAACTTGAGGTTACATCACCAAAAGACACCACAGAGAGGAATCAAACAAGTTAGCGTGAGCTACAGCGCAGACTATTTCGCAAAGAATCCATCCACGCAGCGGTCGATGGCCGGCCGGTCGGTCGGGCGGGCCACCGAGCGGGCATGGACAGAAGCATTCCAAACACATCCATGGTTTGCACGGAGACAACGAATCAACGGGCCGTTACTTGCGGGCCCGCTCCCGGCGCCTTCTTCGGCTCCAAAGAGAAACTCCCACTTGGCCCGAGCCATCTTCTGACAGTGTAGCGACAGGACGGGCGTCGCGCTGTCCGTCTGAAAAAGTCCAAAGGAGAAAAGGTCTCAGAGCAGGCAGCTTAAGGCGTTTGGGGCCTCCAGGTCCCACCTGTATGCCAGAGGTGGAGGCTCTGGTCTCGCCGGACTGAAGGGACTCGGGTGACAAGCACTCCCGCTCTCCCAAGCTGCCCGTCACCCCGCTGGAGCTGGGCCAGGATCCCGCCAAAGGGTGCTCACGCTCCTCATCCGGAGAATCCGGGACCACGGGACCCAGCAGGAGGCGCTCTCTCCTCTTCCGCTCAGCTCGCTTCTGTGGCGTGCTCGGGCTGGCCCGTGCGGGCAGGCCGCCGCCGGTCTGCTCGCTGTCCGGGACTGGGTTAGGAGCGCCGCTCGGCTCCTTATTCGTCGGCGTCCCCTCCGTCCTCGCAAAGGCTTTGCGAGTCAACTCCGAGCGATCTCCCCGTTCTTGGCACCCCGAGGCTCTCCGGTCAGCGCCGGTGTACTGGGGCGTCCGGCGCCGATGCAGGGTGGGGCTGTCGGGCGGTCGGAGCTCGGCCAGGGACACCCCGGGGTCCCTGAGGGGGGAGCCCAGCTCGGTAGGAGGGTGAGAGGGCCGATGGAGGCGGGGGGGAAGAGGGAGCCGGCCCGGCTGGCGGAGGGGTCTTCCTGCGTCCGAGGCTGCCGCGTGGACCGGGATATTCATCACGAACCTTTGCTGCGGACAAGTGGGACCAGATTCTTTGGGATGAAACCAGCGAGGGGCGGGTCGTTTCGGGACGTCACTCAACTGGTTTAAGCCTTCCGCGATGTCAGCCGGTCTCGGGGAGCTGCTCGGAGACGGCAGGGAGCGCCAGTCGGACCCTGGACTCTGGGGCCgccccccccacctctcctgGTGTATCAGCGcgggagagctggacagggacCGACAACGGCCCAAACGGCAGGTCCGAGACAACGTGGCGCGCCCCGGCGCGTGAGCCGCTTTGAGCTTCAACAACGGAGATCCAAAGTCCTCCAAAGTCTTGCCGGTCGTGTCCACGGCGTGTCGGGAACCTGAAGGTGGGAAAGTTAATTTGGGACTGCCAAACCAAAAAGGCTCGCAAAGTCTCTTGTGAACCTGGTGGGCTCTTTCCTGACCGTTGCCCGGACCGCTTCTGCTCTTCACGTTGGACTTCTGTACGTAACTGAAGGAGACCACAGAGCGCTTCCCGTCTCTCCCCTCTTTGCTGTTGGAGCAGGACATGGCGGAGGGCTTCGTGTCACATGGTAGACTCCAGCGCTCGGATGCCCGGGAAGATGGAGTGAGTGGAGATCCTCCAGAGTGGGAAGAAGGACACCGGTGGAGCGCTTTAGGAGCAAGGGTCTGATGCTCGGTGGGGCTCCGGCTGGCAAGCTGGGACAGGAGGTCCTGAGTGTTGTCCTTAAGTTTCAAGTGGTCCAGAGGAGGGCCTTCTCCAAAGGTCTTTCCGCCTGCACTAGGATCGCAGGTCGACCTGACTTCGACATAGACGTGGAGGACTTTCCCGGGTTGAGACATGGCCTCAAATCCTCCAGCCCCCCTTTGTCCTTGAGATGATGGTTCGTGGGCgggagtgtgtgtgggggggtccgTTCAGCTAGGGCCCCAAGTCGGCACCTCGGAAAGAGAAGAAGCTAGTTCAggattcttttatttctttttttgaagacATGCTAGGTTTTTAGGAAAGCCAAACCAATGGCTGTCTTTTAAGGAGCCACTCAGGCTGATGAGTCATGCTGGCTCATTCACACACGCAAAGGTTCTTGTGaaacgagtgagtgagtgagtgagtgagtgagtgagtgagtgagtgagtgagtgagtgagtgagtgagtgagtgagtgagtgagtgagtgagcgagtgagcgagcgcaGGCGTGAACGTGTCAGTGCACCTCATTTATTCACGAGTACAGTAAGTGCGTGTTaaatctgtgtgtgtatgtactgCATGTTTGAATTGTTTGGTAGTgtggcccgtgtgtgtgtgtgtgtgtgtgtgtgtgtgtgtgtgtgtgtgtgtgtgtgtgtgtgtgtgtgttggatgcGATGGCTTGgcactgttcatattttgctttTGCTAGAAGTTGATGTTGATATTGTGTTTGGCTGTCATTGTGTGCCTCAATGAATGAAACGATTGCCGAGTGcgagtgtgcgcgtgtgttcgTGTCTGCGTGGCGTCAAAAGTCGTGAGCGTGTAGAGGTCATGCAAAGAGTTGAAGATGAGGCCATGCGGAAGAGGATGGATGATGAATGAAgacgtcggtcggtcggtcggtcggtcggtcggtcggcaaGCTAAAGAGTTGACTTTAGTGGTGCAGGCGCAAAGTTGTGTgaatgtcacacacacaggaagcTGCTGGCTGCGTCAATCACATGTTTGGGGGCGTCTGTCAGGACAGGAGCAGCCGCCGCATGCTGGCtggcgcgcgcgcgcgcccgcCGTGCACGAGGACGAACGAAGACGAGCAAGAGGAGAAGGAGGTGGAAGAGCTACTTACCGGACGCCTGCTCTCTCTCGCCCGCACGCAGCCGTGTTGACGACCATCACACGACGGCAACCGCAGTTGGTTCGTCCTCCacgcagagcgtgcacttgacGTCAGGTGGGAGAAAGGAGCGCACCGCCCGCAGCCCCGCCCTTCCCCGTACTGGCCAGCCACAGGCAGCCCGCCCAGCCGGGCGTCATTGAGCATGCGCGCATTGCGCGGTGCCTTCACCGCGCCATCACCTGCGCACGCACGCGTGCCCGGTCCACCGTGATACGTGCGCGCGATTCACGAGCACGTTTATCGTGCGTGTTGAGAATCACGTGACGCGCTGCTGCAGTGCACGTGACGCTGGGATGGCGACGACGTACGACTGCTTCGTTTAGCCAGCAGATGGCAGCACACCCGCGCGCGCACAACTATTGCTCCTCCttgaaaatgtggaatcttAAGGACGAATGAATCAAATGGTGTGTGTTGAAGAAGAGTTTCGAGGCCACGGCTAAGCACTTGGCTTCTAAACGGGGCTTACGGACGCCTTATGGCTTTTAAAATAGCGTTCGGCTGCTCAATTTATTCCATTAGCTTCAACTAAAGAAAAGACAAGAGTCAACCCAGAGCTGGTCAAGAAGGCGACGCCTCCTTTGGAATCTTAATGAAGAGCTGACAGCCAAAAACATGCAGTAGCAAAGGAAATCATATCACCAGCCATATCCAATTCATCATCTCGGAGTGAAATTAGGCGACAGTTCcaattttctttccccccccgcAACACCTTTGTTCTTACATTGACGTTGATACGCTTCATTCGTCTATTACGATGATGACGACACGTTTGACTTGCTGAAGCTGAGCACGCACGCGGTTGCTACGACGGTTGTCATGGCAACGTGGCTACGCATCATTCCAGCGCGTCGAGTCCGACGCGAGGACGAGCTCAGCCGGACTCAGCGGATCGCAGCGCCTCCTGAACTCCTGACCTCGCTCGTGCAGCCACGTGTTGGCCACTGACAAAACACACAACGGGAGCATTTTTAGGACAGTGACGGAATAAGTTTCCCTGCTCATCGGAAAcgcacttcactggttcttttctctcaaacaagttctttttattttgatcttTTTAACAGCCTGGAGAACGAAGCAaactcgccaacagcttcattctccaggctgttaggatcctgaactctctcccccccccccttctgcgtagcgtcctgtcctcttgctcctcttatttatttattgtgttatttgtctctttattcatcactcttatttattcattcttcTTGTTTGAGTTTTTTTGGTGGTGTTTGCTTCTATGCCTATTGTGtgctatgtcttgtcaccgtgggaacgTCATTTCCAtcgctttgtgtgtcttggcatgtgtaGTGCATCTTTGACAATCAAGCAGACTTACTTTCCCTTGCTATACCTTTTCGGCCTGCGCCGAACCACGTCGGGTCATGCAACCTCAACTACGTTGTTTGAgacaaaagaaccagtgaagtgattaacaagtgaaaacaaaatgaacttagtacaactaaTCAGAGAAGCAAATGAATTAGACCATGTGCGGCAGGCAGCACTACGCTTCCGTTGAATTGCTTAACATtctgacgaggaggaggagcgtgTGCCAACTGACCCCACTTGCTTCCCACC comes from the Syngnathus typhle isolate RoL2023-S1 ecotype Sweden linkage group LG18, RoL_Styp_1.0, whole genome shotgun sequence genome and includes:
- the LOC133142608 gene encoding PH and SEC7 domain-containing protein 1-like isoform X3; translation: MSQPGKVLHVYVEVRSTCDPSAGGKTFGEGPPLDHLKLKDNTQDLLSQLASRSPTEHQTLAPKALHRCPSSHSGGSPLTPSSRASERWSLPCDTKPSAMSCSNSKEGRDGKRSVVSFSYVQKSNVKSRSGPGNGSRHAVDTTGKTLEDFGSPLLKLKAAHAPGRATLSRTCRLGRCRSLSSSPALIHQERWGGRPQSPGSDWRSLPSPSSSPRPADIAEGLNQLSDVPKRPAPRWFHPKESGPTCPQQRFVMNIPVHAAASDAGRPLRQPGRLPLPPRLHRPSHPPTELGSPLRDPGVSLAELRPPDSPTLHRRRTPQYTGADRRASGCQERGDRSELTRKAFARTEGTPTNKEPSGAPNPVPDSEQTGGGLPARASPSTPQKRAERKRRERLLLGPVVPDSPDEEREHPLAGSWPSSSGVTGSLGERECLSPESLQSGETRASTSGIQTDSATPVLSLHCQKMARAKWEFLFGAEEGAGSGPANFVDASTAPPSGNSSESPTPTPPSSLPTLAASHHVRHVEVELVTPSPETGVIRRSLKYSETDLDAVPLRCYRETDIDELLTGGRDDRDSAFGSDRSLRGGSPGGSGPRPHKGKVEEAGSGEGERDEDRWEEEEEEVVSWASVRMRGDERKRRDAAWEQERGFSRMKRASECFSDRRQAALKSPVRLRGPGRAAEDAFSRHFESIVESARAKGTSYHSLDDPAPDSDATRPPSSERLSGGSEDTPPGRRGYSRPPSPSHEFGRLLADQYLRLSDYSGLPLDGALRAFLKQVALLGGNPERERLLWHFSRRYSLCNQSHFPSEDAVLALTWALVALNADLHGPNVCDKMSCPQFVSNLDGLNDGRHFPKHLLKALYNSIKTQKLQWTLDEEELRKSFSELGDSLCDSSRSAKGGGGGDDDDDDDDETTADEAVSRGPPLYKNGFLVRKVHADSDGKRTPRGKRGWKTFYAILKGLILYLQKGEYRADKPLTDDDLKNAVSIHHSLAIQAADYSKRANVFYLRTADWRLFLFQAPNAEQMHSWITSINTVAATFSAPPLPPAVGSQKKFSRPPLPGNVSKLSQEEQLRSHEARLRAVSSELAELRSCPPQGKLKATELERDQHLHFEKTRYETYVALLRAETEAGPGGEAEDEGDLQRARSSPSLPDGGQAGGTRAGGKPRQDVQRHSYRQAVKK
- the LOC133142608 gene encoding PH and SEC7 domain-containing protein 1-like isoform X4, which encodes MNIPVHAAASDAGRPLRQPGRLPLPPRLHRPSHPPTELGSPLRDPGVSLAELRPPDSPTLHRRRTPQYTGADRRASGCQERGDRSELTRKAFARTEGTPTNKEPSGAPNPVPDSEQTGGGLPARASPSTPQKRAERKRRERLLLGPVVPDSPDEEREHPLAGSWPSSSGVTGSLGERECLSPESLQSGETRASTSGIQTDSATPVLSLHCQKMARAKWEFLFGAEEGAGSGPANFVDASTAPPSGNSSESPTPTPPSSLPTLAASHHVRHVEVELVTPSPETGVIRRSLKYSETDLDAVPLRCYRETDIDELLTGGRDDRDSAFGSDRSLRGGSPGGSGPRPHKGKVEEAGSGEGERDEDRWEEEEEEVVSWASVRMRGDERKRRDAAWEQERGFSRMKRASECFSDRRQAALKSPVRLRGPGRAAEDAFSRHFESIVESARAKGTSYHSLDDPAPDSDATRPPSSERLSGGSEDTPPGRRGYSRPPSPSHEFGRLLADQYLRLSDYSGLPLDGALRAFLKQVALLGGNPERERLLWHFSRRYSLCNQSHFPSEDAVLALTWALVALNADLHGPNVCDKMSCPQFVSNLDGLNDGRHFPKHLLKALYNSIKTQKLQWTLDEEELRKSFSELGDSLCDSSRSAKGGGGGDDDDDDDDETTADEAVSRGPPLYKNGFLVRKVHADSDGKRTPRGKRGWKTFYAILKGLILYLQKGEYRADKPLTDDDLKNAVSIHHSLAIQAADYSKRANVFYLRTADWRLFLFQAPNAEQMHSWITSINTVAATFSAPPLPPAVGSQKKFSRPPLPGNVSKLSQEEQLRSHEARLRAVSSELAELRSCPPQGKLKATELERDQHLHFEKTRYETYVALLRAETEAGPGGEAEDEGDLQRARSSPSLPDGGQAGGTRAGGKPRQDVQRHSYRQAVKK